AACCTGCAGTTCGCCAACGCGGGCTCGGGTATCCGCGCGTATCGCTCGAAGGGTGTCGTCATCGACAACTGCAACTTCAAGGAGTTCGGTGACGGAACCGGCGATGGCTCCGCCATCGAGCTGGACATTGGCGACGAAGGCTCCGTGTACGACGACTCGTTCTACAGGGTCGAGAACAGCTACGCCCTCAACGCCGGCATGGGCAACATCGTGCTGTATGGCAACCACAACCTGGTGGAGAGCTGCCACACCTACTGCGACAACACGACGGACGCCTACGACGCGACCGGTGTGTCCGACTACTACATCACCCTTCGCGGCTCCGACAACATCGTGCGCAACAGCAAGGCCGAGCGGCGCGACGGCGTGGCCGCCGCTGCATCGGGGCACGGTATCGGCGTGAAGTCGGGCGAGGCAACGACCTTCACCGAGAGCTTCCACAATCTGTTCGAGCACGACTACGTCATCGGCTGCAACGAGGGGCTCTACACGCGAAACACCAACGCCGATCACAACGTGTTCAAGGACTGCGAGATCGGCGGGCTCGGTACCGCCGCGGGCACGAGCTACGGCGTGAACGGCAACGGCATCACGTTCCAGACCGACACCAAATACAACGTGGCCGAGCGGATCTACGTTCACGACGTAAAAGCGGCGATCTTCTACGACAACAACCGCTACGAGGTCTTCACGGGTGCCGACATCGTCGGCAACGTGGTTCGAAATAGCATCATTTCCGACAGCGCCTGGGCCTTCCGCTACGGCTCGAGTGGAACGGAAAACACCCCGACGCTCTCGGACAATCGCATCGAGAACTGCACCTTCGATAACGTCGACAGCTTCTACTATTCCGAGAGCGTGGTCTGGACTTCCATCAGCGGGAACCAGTTCGTGAACGGCATCTTCAACGGCGTGTCGTCCATGGAAACCCCGAACGGCTGGAGCTTCGACCACAACGCGTTCAACGGTTCGGCGGCACAGGGATCCAACGCCCTCAGCCAAGACCCGTCGTTCAGCGGTTTCTACGTGCCCGGTGTCGCGCTGCCAGGTGTGCACATCGATGGGATCGAGTACGACTTCAACGGCGCCCGGCGGCTGGACCCGCCCCAGATGGGCGCCGTAGAAGTGCCGTAGTCGTCAGTCCAAGCCGATCTTCCGGAAGTAGGCGGCGCGCACGCGTTCTTCCAGTTCAAAGGCGAAGGCTTCGGCGAACGGCTCGCCGCGCGCGCAGTCGTGGCGGGACCTGGTCGTCATGCGGTCTACGTGGTGACCGAGCTCGTGCAAGAACACGTGCAGCAGTAGGAACGCGCGGGCCGTGCCCCTCGTGAAGTGCACGAGGGCGCCCTCTGCATGGGGCTCGGTCTCCACGCCGAGACGTTCGAAAATGCCGGCGTGCGCACGCACGTACTCCGCGTCGCGGTCCACCACCAGATCCCGCTCGAACGCGCAGATGGCGATGACCCGCCCGGCCGCGTAGTAGCCATCGCAATCCCCGCCTTCGTCCAGGATCACGGCGGAGAGTCCTCGGGACAGCTCCGCCCAGTCGGGGATCAGCTCGATGAAGGCTTCCACGTCCCGTTTCCGCACTACGTGCCGGTGTCCGCGCCCGGGACGCAGCACGTCGATGACGATGTCCGGCAAGCGGGTGTTCCAGTAGCTCGGGGTTTCTCTGATTCTGTTCTGCGGTTGCACGCGTCCATGGCGAACGCGTGGCCTCGCACGCCGTCCGAAGGTGTGCATGAGGACCTCGAATCCAGCGAGGGCAGCCTCGCGGCGACGTTCCCGTCCGAGCGAGGCAAGAAAGAGCTCAGGGCTGCGCTCTCGCAGCCGGAGGCCTGCGCCAGCTCCGCGATTGCGAGCGCGCAGGAGTACGTGATGGCCGCACGAAGCGGCCGTGAGGCCACGCCGTTAGCTGGAACTGGACGCTGGCCGGTGAGCGAGCGTCAGGAAACGGTGCGCTGGATTCATCATCACGATGCCGCGGCGTCTACCACCTCAACCGCGGTCGTGCAACAGCCACTGCTCGAGCATCGCTTCGTGCGTCACGCTCTCGCGCTCGCCCATTTCGATCGTAGCTCGGACGAGCTCCGGGCGGGTGTAGTCCCAACGCTCCACGGGGACGGGCTCGGTGGGCGCGACGTACAGGCGCTTGCCCTGCGCGCCCGTCGCCTCCGCTGGGTACGGCCGGGTGAGCAGCACCACGCTGCGCCGGACGGTGGGCTCGGATTCGGCGACGAACGCCGGCGCGCTGTCCACCAGGCCGCCGTCGAGCAGCGCCTCGGAAGCGAAGCGGCCGATGGGCGTGAAGGGCGGCGTCGCGCTGGACGCGATGATCAGATCGGCGACCTCTTCGGGCGTCTGGCACTTGCGCGCGTCGAAGATGGCCGGTGAAAAGCCGAGACGCCGCGGCAACCGTGGATGGATCT
The window above is part of the Polyangiaceae bacterium genome. Proteins encoded here:
- a CDS encoding DUF1565 domain-containing protein — its product is MPADGGGDGGSKDGSISPDGGPVDPGPPRLLHFRIEESNPTRVSFDSSKPIAATTTTGFTVSGKTISAVTINTGSKTGHYFTVASPFSYWDNATIRYEGGSDLTDEESQALYPFTLEYVSNAIPEPAASAHTYYVSTSGKDSNGGTSTSAPFGTVAKALSVATAGTTIYVQAGLYPVTGSISLPSVGTPSAPVKIVGYQNTPGDISTNYYSYSYGSAAPALDSSKMPLFDGGGGTFAIFFGGQGDDYVIYRNLQFANAGSGIRAYRSKGVVIDNCNFKEFGDGTGDGSAIELDIGDEGSVYDDSFYRVENSYALNAGMGNIVLYGNHNLVESCHTYCDNTTDAYDATGVSDYYITLRGSDNIVRNSKAERRDGVAAAASGHGIGVKSGEATTFTESFHNLFEHDYVIGCNEGLYTRNTNADHNVFKDCEIGGLGTAAGTSYGVNGNGITFQTDTKYNVAERIYVHDVKAAIFYDNNRYEVFTGADIVGNVVRNSIISDSAWAFRYGSSGTENTPTLSDNRIENCTFDNVDSFYYSESVVWTSISGNQFVNGIFNGVSSMETPNGWSFDHNAFNGSAAQGSNALSQDPSFSGFYVPGVALPGVHIDGIEYDFNGARRLDPPQMGAVEVP